One window from the genome of Eucalyptus grandis isolate ANBG69807.140 chromosome 7, ASM1654582v1, whole genome shotgun sequence encodes:
- the LOC104452696 gene encoding LOW QUALITY PROTEIN: uncharacterized protein LOC104452696 (The sequence of the model RefSeq protein was modified relative to this genomic sequence to represent the inferred CDS: inserted 1 base in 1 codon), whose product MISISPGLLCNTHHHRPSPLLSGAAANRRRPSGTTTTARLGPRRSVGGARRLVVRGCAGGDDAGESAAEAERRRRSFLTLEEAGLIEISGLSTHERFLCRLTISSLNLLRVVAEQEGCXIEELNAGRVCDWFLKDKLKREQSPESAVLQWDDSDFQL is encoded by the exons ATGATCTCGATCTCGCCCGGCCTACTCTGCAACACCCATCACCATCGCCCCTCGCCGCTCCTCTCCGGCGCCGCCGCGAACCGCCGCCGGCCCTCCGGGACGACGACGACTGCCCGTCTCGGCCCCCGCCGGTCGGTCGGCGGAGCGAGGAGGCTCGTGGTGAGAGGTTGCGCCGGGGGCGACGACGCGGGAGAGAGCGCGGCCGAGGCCGAGAGGAGGCGGCGGAGCTTCTTGACGCTGGAGGAGGCCGGCCTCATCGAGATCTCCGGCCTGAGCACCCACGAGCGCTTCCTCTGCCGCCTGACG ATATCGTCGCTGAATCTGCTGAGGGTGGTGGCGGAGCAGGAGGGTT GCATCGAGGAGCTGAACGCCGGGAGGGTGTGCGACTGGTTCTTGAAGGACAAGCTGAAGCGGGAGCAGAGCCCCGAGTCGGCCGTCCTCCAGTGGGACGATTCCGACTTCCAGCTTTGA